GCTCCTGCGTTTTGGTACCGGGTTTTCCAACTCTCAAGATAGCAATTCCAGGCTGTTTCGATTCTAGCCGATGCGAGTTGTTCACGGAAACTTTACGTGGCTCCGAAGATTGCCGGGTATCAGCGCACGAAAAAAAGCTCGTGATAGATATTTCTATCACGAGCTTGTTATAAAAATGGTTGTGACCTAGTTAAGCGGTATGAGACTGTCCCACCGTCCGATGTCTATTGAACAGACGCAGATCTTTCGATCCACGCCGCTTACCGAAGTAAGCGTCGCTAGAAGGAAGTGTGAGTCTTCCTGAATCATCGAACAGTTTTCCTTAGAAAGGAGGTGATCCAGCCGCAGGTTCCCCTACGGCTACCTTGTTACGACTTAGTCCCAATCGCGGAGTTCACGTTCGGCGCCTGCCTCTCTTGCGAGTTAGCTTAGCGACTTCGCGTGCACCCCACTTTCGTGGCTTGACGGGCGGTGTGTACAAGGCTCAGGAACATATTCACCGCGGTATGCTGACCCGCGATTACTAGCGATTCCGGCTTCATGCAGGCGAGTTGCAGCCTGCAATCCGAACTGAGGCGCGTTTTCTGGGATTTGCTTACTCTCGCGAGTTTGCGTCCCTTTGTTCGCACCATTGTAGGACGTGTGCAGCCCTAGTCATAAAGGCCATGAGGACTTGACGTCATCCCCGCCTTCCTCCGGTTTCACACCGGCAGTCTCTCTAGAGTCCCCGACATTACTCGCTGGCAACTAGAGATAGGGGTTTCGCTCGTTAAGGGACTTAACCCGACATCTCACGACACGAGCTGACGACAGCCATGCAGCACCTGTGCAAAAGCTCTCCGAAGAGCACTCTCCCCTTTCAGGGAGATTCTTAAACATGTCAAGACTAGGATAAGGTTCTTCGCGTAGCCTCGAATTAAGCCACATCCTCCACCGCTTGTGTGAGCCCCCGTCAATTTCTTTGAGTTTCAGCCTTGCGACCATACTCCCCAGGCGGAGCACTTAACACTTTCGCTACGACCGAGAAGATGTGGGAGTCCCCTCGATCCAGTGCTCATCGTTTACAGCTAGGACTACCGGGGTATCTAATCCCGTTCGCTCCCCTAGCTTTCGTGCCTCAGCGTCAGTAGAGACCCAGTGAGCCGCCTTCGCCGCCGGTGTTCCTGATGATATCAACGCATTTCACCGCTCCACCATCAGTTCCGCTCACCCCTATCTCCCTCAAGCCCTACAGTTTCAGGCGCAGTTCCACGGTTGAGCCGTGGGATTTCACACCTGACTTGTAAGGCCGCCTACGCACCCTTTAAGCCCAGTAATTCCGAATAACGTTCGGACGGTTCGTCTTACCGCGGCTGCTGGCACGAACTTAGCCCGTCCTTCCTCTGAGGATCAGTCAAAATTTCTTCCCCTCTGACAGCGGTTTACAACCCGAAGGCCTTAATCCCGCACGCGGCATCGCTTGGTCAGGCTTGCGCCCATTGCCAAAGATTCTCGACTGCAGCCACCCGTAGGTGTCTGGGCAGTATCTCAGTCCCAGTGAGACGGGCCACGCTCTCACGCCCGCTAACCATCGTCGCCTTGGTAGGCCATTACCCCACCAACAAGCTAATAGTGAGCAGTCTCATCCCCGGGCGCCGGAACTTTGATCCGTAGATGTTATTTGGTATTACTGCCAGTTTCCCGACACTATCCCAAACCCGAGGGTAGATAAACCACCTGTTACTCTCCCTTTCGCCGCTGTCCCCTCGAGAGCAAGCTCTCTCAGTTATCGCGCGACTTGCATGCCTAATCCATGCCGCCAACGTTCATTCTGAGCCAGAATCAAACCCTTCAATTGTTATATGCTTGTACGACTCGCCGAAGCGAATCGCTTATGAGCAACAGTTAAAGCGTTTGAACTGCTCTTTGCAAAACAATTCAAATACAGTTCATCGTGATTGTCTTCCCTGAAACTCCTTCCAACCCGAAGGCCTGAATCGGTCTCAGTGAAGTCCAGTCTCACGCCGAACTTAACAGAGGTCACAACCAAATTGTCAAAGATCAAAGCCCGAGAAACGTTGTCTCTCGGTTTTGGGTTTCCCCCTTGGCCGCGTCAGCAACCACTTGGGAAGGACAAAGATTACCAGAACAAACCGGGGCGTCAACGGGCCACCGTTACGGCGAACGTTTTTTTTGTCTGAAAACGCGTAAACACCGAGAAAACAGGACTCATTGTGATCTGAAAAAGTTCGCCGGATTCTGCAAAAACCTCTCCTAGAGGCCGCTTGGACCTTCGATTTTGCATCGCCTCGCGCCAAAATTGCCATCTGAAATCGAACTTTCACACGCTCCGATTCAGCCCGCGGCGCTACCGGTTTCTAACGACTGTTCGGATCAGGCGGATCGTCGCTCTGAGAAAGTCGCTCAATTGGGTATCGGTAGATCCCAATGAGCGGCAAGCGGGGAACGAAGTACTAGGGTTGAGGAACCGTTTTTCCCGCTTTTCGCATCGCCCCAGGTAATGATCCGATGCCCAAACCGGTCGTTTTGCTCATTGCGCTCGCCACGTTCATGCTGCCCATCGGCGTCGTCTTTGTGATGTACGCCGATCGCATCGAGCTGCCGCAGCCTCCCCAGCCGCACGAAGTCGAAGGGAAGGTCTACTTCTTCTCGGCCCCTTGGTGCGGAGCCTGCCGACGCGCGCAACCTGCCTATGAGCAACTGCGGGACGAGGGCTATCCGATCAAAAAGATCAACGTCGACAACGATCCGGAACTAGCGCAAAAGTACGGCATTCGCGGGATTCCGGCGTTTGTGTATGTCCGCGATGGGAAAGAAGTGGGACGAACTAGCTCGCCGGGGTCGGTGAAGTCGCTGTTTCCGTGGTGGTAGACGTCATCTCGCGATTCGGACGACACGCAGAGCGTTACTGAACCGGGATCTCTTCCCATAAAAAATATCGCCCGTCCGGGTCCGCTTGCCCCGCAAGGTTACGCCTCGTTGGCAGGGCGCCATCGAAGACGGCGACAGGGATCAGCCGCGAACCGTCTCCCGGCTTGCCGGGTTCATCCAGGAAGTGGAACGAATTGATAAATCGATCTCCCCCGGCACTCGCTTTTTTCCCTCGAACCATGACCAAGTAAACGCCAGTCGGGTGAAGAATAACCCGGTATCTTTCGAAAACCACCACCCCCGCAATGTCCGATTCGATGGCGGACGCCATATCGACGGCGATATAGCCTTCGTGCTGAGTTTCCTTCGCTTCCATCAGCACGCCCTGCGCAATGCCTCGTGACGCCGTGTCGATTAACGACTTTACAAGTTCTTCGTCCGTTTTGTCTTCCGGCCGCGGCCCCACTCTCACATCAACGACCGTGGCGAAAAATCGCGTTAAATCGTTGGTCAAGATGAATTCGCCATCGACCAATCCTG
The nucleotide sequence above comes from Blastopirellula sp. J2-11. Encoded proteins:
- a CDS encoding thioredoxin family protein, encoding MPKPVVLLIALATFMLPIGVVFVMYADRIELPQPPQPHEVEGKVYFFSAPWCGACRRAQPAYEQLRDEGYPIKKINVDNDPELAQKYGIRGIPAFVYVRDGKEVGRTSSPGSVKSLFPWW